One genomic segment of Musa acuminata AAA Group cultivar baxijiao chromosome BXJ3-3, Cavendish_Baxijiao_AAA, whole genome shotgun sequence includes these proteins:
- the LOC135633690 gene encoding glutamate synthase [NADH], amyloplastic-like isoform X3, whose amino-acid sequence MRVLGHNGEINTLRGNVNWMKAREGLLKCRELDLSRNDMEKLLPIVDASSSDSGAFDGVLELLVRAGRSLPEAVMMMIPEAWQNENNMDPDKKALYEYFSALMEPWDGPALISFTDGHYLGATLDRNGLRPGRFYITHSGRVIMASEVGVVDISPADVSRKGRLNPGMMLLVDFENHTVVDDEKLKKQYSQARPYREWLKRQKISLEEIVNSYPKSDRIPPSIFGTAPAQNHDENMENMGICGLLAPLKVFGYTTEGLDMLLLPMAKDATEALGSMGNDAPLAVMSNREKLSFEYFKQMFAQVTNPPIDPIREKIVTSMECMIGPEGDLTETTEEQCHRLSLEGPLLSIDEMQAIKKMNYRGWRSKVLDITYPKKHGRKGLEETLDRICLEACDAIHGGYTTLVLSDRGFSSDRVAVSSLLAVGAVHQHLVSTLERTRIGLLVESAEPREVHHFCTLVGFGADAICPYLAIETIWRLKIDGKISPRADGKFHSREDLVKRYFKASNYGMMKVLAKMGISTLASYKGAQIFEALGLSSEVIQKCFKGTPSRVEGATFEMLAGDALRLHELAFPTRVLPLGSAEALALPNPGDYHWRKGGEVHLNDPLAIAKLQEAARANSVAAYKEYSRCIQELNKTCNLRGMLKFKDVCAKIALDEVEPASEIVKRFCTGAMSYGSISLETHTTLAIAMNKIGGKSNTGEGGEQPSRMKPYSDGSMNLERSAIKQVASGRFGVTSYYLTNADELQIKMAQGAKPGEGGELPGHKVIGDIAVTRNSIAGVGLISPPPHHDIYSIEDLAQLIHDLKNSNPGARISVKLVSEAGVGVIASGAVKGHADHVLISGHDGGTGASRWTGIKNAGLPWELGLAETHQTLVANDLRGRTVLQTDGQLKTGRDVAIAALLGAEEFGFSTAPLITLGCIMMRKCHQNTCPVGIATQDPVLREKFAGEPQHVINFFLMLAEEVREIMSQLGFRTINEMVGRVDMLEIDKELIKGNEKLGNINLSLLLRPAADIRPGAAQYCIQKQDHGLEMAIDQELISLSKVALEKGLPVYIEKPICNVNRAVGTMLSHEVTKHYQLNGLPSDTIHIKLVGSAGQSLGAFLCPGITLELEGDSNDYVGKGLSGGKIIVYPPRESQFDPKENIVIGNVALYGATSGEAYFSGMAAERFCVRNSGARTVVEGVGDHGCEYMTGGIVVILGKTGRNFAAGMSGGIAYVSDVDGMFHTRCNLELVDLEKVEDEEDITTLRMMIQQHQRHTSSVLAREVLCNFGALLPKFVKVFPRDYKRVLQKFKIEQAAKEAKEQEEKEMMEKDAFEELKKLATVSLNGKKAEELAAPKRPTLVDNAVKHRGFIAYERQGISYRDPNDRIKDWKEVFMESKPGPLMKTQSARCMDCGTPFCHQETSGCPLGNKIPEFNELVHQNRWREAVDRLLETNNFPEFTGRVCPAPCEGSCVLGIIENPVSIKSIECAIIDKAFEEGWMVPRPPQQRTGKRVAIVGSGPAGLAAADQLNKMGHLVTVYERADRVGGLMMYGVPNMKADKVGIVQRRVDLMTAEGVKFVVNANVGIDPMYSLNRLRGENDAIVLACGATKPRDLPVPGRELSGIHFAMEFLHANTKSLLDSNLRDGKYLSAKGKKVIVIGGGDTGTDCVATSIRHGCNNMVNLELLSKPPQERAPGNPWPQWPRIFRVDYGHQEASAKFRKDPRWYEVLTKRFVGDENGAVKGLETVRVHWERDSSGKFQFDEIKGSEEMIEADLVLLALGFLGPESTIADQLGLERDNRSNFKADYGRFLTSVEGVFAVGDCRRGQSLVVWAINEGRQAASQIDKYLMLLASSRETPYF is encoded by the exons GATGAAGGCACGGGAAGGTCTTTTAAAGTGCAGGGAACTAGACTTATCAAGGAATGATATGGAGAAACTTCTACCCATTGTTGACGCTAGCTCATCAGATTCTG GGGCATTTGATGGTGTTCTTGAACTTTTGGTCCGTGCTGGTAGAAGTCTACCCGAAGCTGTTATGATGATGATACCTGAGGCATGGCAAAATGAAAACAACATGGACCCCGATAAAAAGGCTCTGTATGAATATTTCTCTGCCCTCATGGAGCCCTGGGATGGACCTGCTCTTATATCTT TTACGGATGGTCACTATCTTGGAGCAACACTGGATCGTAATGGTCTGAGACCTGGTCGCTTTTACATCACACATAGTGGACGTGTTATCATGGCCAGTGAAGTAGGTGTCGTAGACATTAGTCCTGCAGATGTGTCGAGAAAAGGAAGGCTCAACCCTGGAATGATGCTTTTAGTGGATTTTGAAAATCATACCGTTGTTGATGATGAGAAATTGAAGAAGCAGTACTCACAAGCCAGACCATACAGGGAATGGCTTAAGAGACAAAAGATTTCTCTTGAAGAAATTGTCAATTCCTATCCTAAAAGTGATAGGATCCCTCCAAGCATATTTGGGACTGCACCA GCTCAAAATCATGATGAGAACATGGAGAATATGGGAATTTGTGGTCTTTTGGCCCCACTTAAAGTCTTTGG CTACACTACTGAAGGTTTGGATATGCTGTTGTTGCCCATGGCAAAAGATGCCACTGAAGCTCTAGGTTCTATGGGAAATGATGCTCCCTTGGCTGTGATGTCGAACAGAGAAAAGCTTTCCTTTGAGTACTTTAAGCAGATGTTTGCTCAAGTTACAAACCCTCCAATTGATCCAATTCGAGAGAAAATAGTTACATCTATGGAGTGCATGATTGGTCCAGAAGGCGATCTTACTGAAACCACTGAAGAGCAGTGTCATCGCCTCTCATTGGAAGGGCCTCTTTTATCCATTGATGAAATGCAAGCTATAAAAAAGATGAACTATAGAGGTTGGCGCAGCAAGGTGCTTGACATCACATATCCCAAAAAGCATGGTCGAAAGGGTTTAGAGGAAACCCTGGACAGGATTTGCTTGGAAGCTTGTGATGCAATTCATGGGGGCTATACAACTCTTGTACTGTCTGACAGAG GTTTTTCATCCGACCGTGTTGCGGTAAGTTCCCTCTTGGCAGTTGGTGCTGTTCATCAACATCTAGTCTCAACACTAGAGCGGACACGCATTGGATTGTTAGTGGAATCTGCAGAGCCACGTGAAGTGCATCATTTTTGTACTCTTGTTGGATTTGGTGCAGATGCTATCTGCCCATATTTGGCCATAGAGACAATTTGGCGATTGAAGATTGATGGAAAAATCTCTCCTAGAGCGGATGGCAAGTTTCATTCCCGAGAGGATCTTGTCAAGAGGTACTTCAAAGCAAGCAACTATGGAATGATGAAAGTTCTCGCCAAAATGGGAATATCCACTCTTGCATCTTACAAGGGAGCACAGATTTTTGAAGCTCTAGGTCTTTCTTCTGAGGTGATCCAGAAATGCTTCAAAGGAACACCAAGTAGAGTTGAAGGTGCAACATTTGAAATGCTTGCTGGGGATGCCCTTCGTCTTCATGAATTGGCATTTCCAACCAGAGTTTTGCCACTGGGAAGCGCAGAAGCATTGGCATTGCCTAATCCTGGGGATTACCACTGGAGAAAGGGAGGTGAAGTGCACCTTAATGACCCCCTTGCAATTGCTAAGTTACAGGAGGCGGCCAGAGCTAATAGTGTTGCAGCATACAAAGAATATTCTAGGTGTATACAGGAGCTGAACAAGACGTGCAATTTGCGTGGTATGCTTAAGTTTAAAGATGTTTGTGCAAAGATTGCCTTGGATGAAGTGGAACCTGCTAGCGAGATTGTTAAGCGATTCTGCACTGGAGCTATGAGTTATGGTTCAATATCATTGGAAACGCACACTACTCTAGCTATCGCAATGAATAAGATTGGAGGAAAATCTAATACTG GGGAGGGAGGTGAGCAACCTTCTCGAATGAAGCCTTATTCAGATGGTTCCATGAATCTAGAGAGGAGTGCGATTAAACAAGTGGCAAGTGGCAGGTTTGGAGTGACAAGCTACTACCTAACCAATGCTGATGAACTCCAGATAAAGATGGCTCAG GGTGCCAAGCCtggtgaaggaggagaacttccaGGTCATAAAGTTATTGGCGATATTGCGGTCACGAGAAATTCCATTGCTGGTGTGGGCCTCATTAGTCCTCCTCCTCACCATGATATATATTCAATTGAGGACCTTGCACAACTTATTCATGACCTTAAG aaCTCAAATCCAGGTGCTCGAATCAGTGTTAAACTAGTGTCTGAGGCTGGCGTTGGAGTAATTGCTAGTGGAGCTGTGAAAGGGCATGCGGACCATGTTTTGATTTCTGGCCATGATGGAGGCACCGGAGCTTCTCGTTGGACTGGAATTAAAAATGCAGGGCTTCCTTGGGAGCTGGGGTTGGCAGAGACACATCAGACTCTAGTTGCAAATGACCTCCGTGGCCGAACAGTCCTGCAAACTGATGGCCAGTTGAAAACAGGCAGAGATGTTGCAATTGCTGCTTTACTTGGTGCAGAGGAGTTTGGTTTCAGCACTGCACCTCTGATAACTCTTGGTTGCATTATGATGCGAAAATGCCACCAGAATACTTGCCCAGTTGGCATtgccactcaagatcctgtactTCGAGAAAAATTTGCTGGGGAACCTCAGCATGTCATAAACTTCTTTTTAATGCTGGCAGAGGAAGTCCGTGAGATCATGTCACAGCTGGGCTTCCGAACAATTAATGAAATGGTTGGTCGTGTTGACATGCTTGAGATTGATAAAGAGTTGATTAAGGGCAATGAAAAATTGGGAAATATCAATCTGTCATTGCTGCTTAGACCTGCAGCTGATATTCGACCAGGAGCTGCTCAATACTGCATTCAGAAACAGGATCATGGACTGGAGATGGCAATAGATCAGGAGCTTATCTCTCTATCAAAAGTTGCACTTGAAAAAGGCCTTCCTGTCTATATTGAAAAACCAATCTGTAATGTAAATCGTGCTGTTGGTACCATGCTTAGCCATGAAGTcactaaacattatcaattgaatGGGTTGCCTTCAGATACCATACATATTAAGCTGGTTGGAAGCGCTGGTCAAAGCCTAGGGGCCTTTCTATGCCCTGGAATCACCCTTGAGCTTGAAGGTGACAGCAATGACTATGTTGGGAAAGGATTATCCGGTGGCAAGATCATAGTATATCCTCCAAGAGAAAGCCAATTTGATCCAAAAGAAAATATTGTCATAGGAAATGTTGCATTATATGGAGCCACAAGCGGGGAGGCATATTTTAGTGGAATGGCAGCAGAAAGGTTTTGTGTCCGTAACTCAGGTGCTAGAACAGTTGTTGAAGGCGTTGGAGATCACGGGTGTGAGTATATGACTGGTGGTATTGTTGTTATTCTTGGAAAAACTGGGAGAAACTTTGCTGCAGGTATGAGCGGTGGAATCGCTTATGTTTCTGATGTCGATGGGATGTTTCACACAAGATGTAATCTTGAATTGGTCGATCTTGAAAAGGTTGAGGACGAGGAAGATATAACAACATTGAGAATGATGATACAGCAACATCAGCGTCATACGAGCAGTGTGTTAGCAAGAGAAGTCCTTTGCAACTTTGGCGCTTTGTTACCCAAGTTTGTGAAAGTATTTCCGAGAGACTACAAGAGAGTTCTTCAGAAATTTAAGATAGAGCAAGCTGCCAAAGAGGCCAaggaacaagaagaaaaagaaatgatgGAGAAGGATGCgtttgaagaactcaagaaattgGCAACAGTGTCTTTGAATGGGAAG AAGGCAGAAGAATTAGCTGCACCAAAAAGGCCAACGTTGGTTGATAATGCTGTCAAGCATCGAGGTTTTATTGCTTATGAGCGGCAGGGTATTTCATATAGGGACCCTAATGATCGAATTAAAGATTGGAAAGAAGTTTTCATGGAATCGAAGCCTGGGCCACTAATGAAAACCCAATCTGCTCGCTGCATGGACTGTGGAACTCCTTTTTGTCATCAG GAGACTTCTGGGTGCCCTCTTGGGAATAAGATACCAGAATTTAATGAACTGGTCCATCAGAATAGGTGGCGTGAAGCTGTGGATCGGCTTTTGGAGACAAATAACTTCCCAGAATTTACTGGTCGAGTCTGCCCTGCTCCTTGTGAAGGATCATGTGTTCTCGGCATCATTGAGAATCCTGTATCTATTAAAAGCATAGAGTGTGCCATCATAGACAAGGCATTTGAAGAAGGATGGATGGTACCTCGTCCTCCACAACAGAGAACAGG AAAGAGAGTTGCCATTGTTGGTAGCGGTCCAGCTGGTCTTGCTGCTGCTGATCAGTTGAATAAAATGGGTCACTTGGTCACCGTTTATGAACGTGCTGACCGCGTTGGTGGCCTAATGATGTATGGAGTTCCAAACATGAAGGCTGACAAGGTTGGGATTGTTCAGCGCCGTGTAGACCTAATGACTGCGGAAGGTGTTAAGTTTGTGGTCAATGCCAATGTTGGAATTGACCCCATGTACTCCCTCAACCGTCTTCGTGGTGAGAATGATGCAATTGTGTTGGCTTGTGGAGCTACAAAACCAAG GGATCTTCCTGTTCCTGGACGAGAGCTCTCTGGAATTCATTTTGCGATGGAGTTTCTTCATGCAAACACCAAAAGCTTGCTCGATAGCAATCTGCGGGACGGTAAATACTTATCTGCCAAGGGGAAGAAGGTGATTGTGATAGGTGGAGGAGATACAGGAACTGATTGTGTAGCGACATCCATCCGACATGGCTGCAACAACATGGTAAATCTAGAACTCCTTTCTAAGCCACCTCAGGAAAGAGCACCGGGCAATCCTTGGCCCCAG TGGCCTCGTATTTTTCGAGTGGATTATGGTCACCAAGAAGCTTCAGCTAAGTTCAGAAAAGACCCACGATGGTATGAGGTCCTGACGAAGCGATTCGTGGGAGATGAAAACGGAGCTGTGAAAGGCCTGGAGACGGTACGCGTACACTGGGAACGGGATAGCAGTGGGAAATTCCAGTTTGATGAAATCAAGGGTTCGGAAGAGATGATAGAGGCCGACTTGGTTCTCTTAGCTCTGGGTTTCCTTGGCCCTGAATCG ACAATTGCGGATCAGCTGGGTCTAGAGCGAGACAACAGGTCAAACTTCAAGGCTGACTATGGGCGTTTCTTGACCAGCGTCGAGGGGGTGTTTGCTGTAGGAGACTGCAGGAGGGGGCAGTCGCTCGTGGTTTGGGCAATCAACGAGGGCCGGCAAGCCGCCTCACAGATAGACAAATATCTGATGCTTCTTGCGAGTAGTAGGGAGACTCCATACTTTTAG
- the LOC135633690 gene encoding glutamate synthase [NADH], amyloplastic-like isoform X2, producing MVHSRFSTNTFPSWDRAQPMRVLGHNGEINTLRGNVNWMKAREGLLKCRELDLSRNDMEKLLPIVDASSSDSGAFDGVLELLVRAGRSLPEAVMMMIPEAWQNENNMDPDKKALYEYFSALMEPWDGPALISFTDGHYLGATLDRNGLRPGRFYITHSGRVIMASEVGVVDISPADVSRKGRLNPGMMLLVDFENHTVVDDEKLKKQYSQARPYREWLKRQKISLEEIVNSYPKSDRIPPSIFGTAPAQNHDENMENMGICGLLAPLKVFGYTTEGLDMLLLPMAKDATEALGSMGNDAPLAVMSNREKLSFEYFKQMFAQVTNPPIDPIREKIVTSMECMIGPEGDLTETTEEQCHRLSLEGPLLSIDEMQAIKKMNYRGWRSKVLDITYPKKHGRKGLEETLDRICLEACDAIHGGYTTLVLSDRGFSSDRVAVSSLLAVGAVHQHLVSTLERTRIGLLVESAEPREVHHFCTLVGFGADAICPYLAIETIWRLKIDGKISPRADGKFHSREDLVKRYFKASNYGMMKVLAKMGISTLASYKGAQIFEALGLSSEVIQKCFKGTPSRVEGATFEMLAGDALRLHELAFPTRVLPLGSAEALALPNPGDYHWRKGGEVHLNDPLAIAKLQEAARANSVAAYKEYSRCIQELNKTCNLRGMLKFKDVCAKIALDEVEPASEIVKRFCTGAMSYGSISLETHTTLAIAMNKIGGKSNTGEGGEQPSRMKPYSDGSMNLERSAIKQVASGRFGVTSYYLTNADELQIKMAQGAKPGEGGELPGHKVIGDIAVTRNSIAGVGLISPPPHHDIYSIEDLAQLIHDLKNSNPGARISVKLVSEAGVGVIASGAVKGHADHVLISGHDGGTGASRWTGIKNAGLPWELGLAETHQTLVANDLRGRTVLQTDGQLKTGRDVAIAALLGAEEFGFSTAPLITLGCIMMRKCHQNTCPVGIATQDPVLREKFAGEPQHVINFFLMLAEEVREIMSQLGFRTINEMVGRVDMLEIDKELIKGNEKLGNINLSLLLRPAADIRPGAAQYCIQKQDHGLEMAIDQELISLSKVALEKGLPVYIEKPICNVNRAVGTMLSHEVTKHYQLNGLPSDTIHIKLVGSAGQSLGAFLCPGITLELEGDSNDYVGKGLSGGKIIVYPPRESQFDPKENIVIGNVALYGATSGEAYFSGMAAERFCVRNSGARTVVEGVGDHGCEYMTGGIVVILGKTGRNFAAGMSGGIAYVSDVDGMFHTRCNLELVDLEKVEDEEDITTLRMMIQQHQRHTSSVLAREVLCNFGALLPKFVKVFPRDYKRVLQKFKIEQAAKEAKEQEEKEMMEKDAFEELKKLATVSLNGKKAEELAAPKRPTLVDNAVKHRGFIAYERQGISYRDPNDRIKDWKEVFMESKPGPLMKTQSARCMDCGTPFCHQETSGCPLGNKIPEFNELVHQNRWREAVDRLLETNNFPEFTGRVCPAPCEGSCVLGIIENPVSIKSIECAIIDKAFEEGWMVPRPPQQRTGKRVAIVGSGPAGLAAADQLNKMGHLVTVYERADRVGGLMMYGVPNMKADKVGIVQRRVDLMTAEGVKFVVNANVGIDPMYSLNRLRGENDAIVLACGATKPRDLPVPGRELSGIHFAMEFLHANTKSLLDSNLRDGKYLSAKGKKVIVIGGGDTGTDCVATSIRHGCNNMVNLELLSKPPQERAPGNPWPQWPRIFRVDYGHQEASAKFRKDPRWYEVLTKRFVGDENGAVKGLETVRVHWERDSSGKFQFDEIKGSEEMIEADLVLLALGFLGPESTIADQLGLERDNRSNFKADYGRFLTSVEGVFAVGDCRRGQSLVVWAINEGRQAASQIDKYLMLLASSRETPYF from the exons GATGAAGGCACGGGAAGGTCTTTTAAAGTGCAGGGAACTAGACTTATCAAGGAATGATATGGAGAAACTTCTACCCATTGTTGACGCTAGCTCATCAGATTCTG GGGCATTTGATGGTGTTCTTGAACTTTTGGTCCGTGCTGGTAGAAGTCTACCCGAAGCTGTTATGATGATGATACCTGAGGCATGGCAAAATGAAAACAACATGGACCCCGATAAAAAGGCTCTGTATGAATATTTCTCTGCCCTCATGGAGCCCTGGGATGGACCTGCTCTTATATCTT TTACGGATGGTCACTATCTTGGAGCAACACTGGATCGTAATGGTCTGAGACCTGGTCGCTTTTACATCACACATAGTGGACGTGTTATCATGGCCAGTGAAGTAGGTGTCGTAGACATTAGTCCTGCAGATGTGTCGAGAAAAGGAAGGCTCAACCCTGGAATGATGCTTTTAGTGGATTTTGAAAATCATACCGTTGTTGATGATGAGAAATTGAAGAAGCAGTACTCACAAGCCAGACCATACAGGGAATGGCTTAAGAGACAAAAGATTTCTCTTGAAGAAATTGTCAATTCCTATCCTAAAAGTGATAGGATCCCTCCAAGCATATTTGGGACTGCACCA GCTCAAAATCATGATGAGAACATGGAGAATATGGGAATTTGTGGTCTTTTGGCCCCACTTAAAGTCTTTGG CTACACTACTGAAGGTTTGGATATGCTGTTGTTGCCCATGGCAAAAGATGCCACTGAAGCTCTAGGTTCTATGGGAAATGATGCTCCCTTGGCTGTGATGTCGAACAGAGAAAAGCTTTCCTTTGAGTACTTTAAGCAGATGTTTGCTCAAGTTACAAACCCTCCAATTGATCCAATTCGAGAGAAAATAGTTACATCTATGGAGTGCATGATTGGTCCAGAAGGCGATCTTACTGAAACCACTGAAGAGCAGTGTCATCGCCTCTCATTGGAAGGGCCTCTTTTATCCATTGATGAAATGCAAGCTATAAAAAAGATGAACTATAGAGGTTGGCGCAGCAAGGTGCTTGACATCACATATCCCAAAAAGCATGGTCGAAAGGGTTTAGAGGAAACCCTGGACAGGATTTGCTTGGAAGCTTGTGATGCAATTCATGGGGGCTATACAACTCTTGTACTGTCTGACAGAG GTTTTTCATCCGACCGTGTTGCGGTAAGTTCCCTCTTGGCAGTTGGTGCTGTTCATCAACATCTAGTCTCAACACTAGAGCGGACACGCATTGGATTGTTAGTGGAATCTGCAGAGCCACGTGAAGTGCATCATTTTTGTACTCTTGTTGGATTTGGTGCAGATGCTATCTGCCCATATTTGGCCATAGAGACAATTTGGCGATTGAAGATTGATGGAAAAATCTCTCCTAGAGCGGATGGCAAGTTTCATTCCCGAGAGGATCTTGTCAAGAGGTACTTCAAAGCAAGCAACTATGGAATGATGAAAGTTCTCGCCAAAATGGGAATATCCACTCTTGCATCTTACAAGGGAGCACAGATTTTTGAAGCTCTAGGTCTTTCTTCTGAGGTGATCCAGAAATGCTTCAAAGGAACACCAAGTAGAGTTGAAGGTGCAACATTTGAAATGCTTGCTGGGGATGCCCTTCGTCTTCATGAATTGGCATTTCCAACCAGAGTTTTGCCACTGGGAAGCGCAGAAGCATTGGCATTGCCTAATCCTGGGGATTACCACTGGAGAAAGGGAGGTGAAGTGCACCTTAATGACCCCCTTGCAATTGCTAAGTTACAGGAGGCGGCCAGAGCTAATAGTGTTGCAGCATACAAAGAATATTCTAGGTGTATACAGGAGCTGAACAAGACGTGCAATTTGCGTGGTATGCTTAAGTTTAAAGATGTTTGTGCAAAGATTGCCTTGGATGAAGTGGAACCTGCTAGCGAGATTGTTAAGCGATTCTGCACTGGAGCTATGAGTTATGGTTCAATATCATTGGAAACGCACACTACTCTAGCTATCGCAATGAATAAGATTGGAGGAAAATCTAATACTG GGGAGGGAGGTGAGCAACCTTCTCGAATGAAGCCTTATTCAGATGGTTCCATGAATCTAGAGAGGAGTGCGATTAAACAAGTGGCAAGTGGCAGGTTTGGAGTGACAAGCTACTACCTAACCAATGCTGATGAACTCCAGATAAAGATGGCTCAG GGTGCCAAGCCtggtgaaggaggagaacttccaGGTCATAAAGTTATTGGCGATATTGCGGTCACGAGAAATTCCATTGCTGGTGTGGGCCTCATTAGTCCTCCTCCTCACCATGATATATATTCAATTGAGGACCTTGCACAACTTATTCATGACCTTAAG aaCTCAAATCCAGGTGCTCGAATCAGTGTTAAACTAGTGTCTGAGGCTGGCGTTGGAGTAATTGCTAGTGGAGCTGTGAAAGGGCATGCGGACCATGTTTTGATTTCTGGCCATGATGGAGGCACCGGAGCTTCTCGTTGGACTGGAATTAAAAATGCAGGGCTTCCTTGGGAGCTGGGGTTGGCAGAGACACATCAGACTCTAGTTGCAAATGACCTCCGTGGCCGAACAGTCCTGCAAACTGATGGCCAGTTGAAAACAGGCAGAGATGTTGCAATTGCTGCTTTACTTGGTGCAGAGGAGTTTGGTTTCAGCACTGCACCTCTGATAACTCTTGGTTGCATTATGATGCGAAAATGCCACCAGAATACTTGCCCAGTTGGCATtgccactcaagatcctgtactTCGAGAAAAATTTGCTGGGGAACCTCAGCATGTCATAAACTTCTTTTTAATGCTGGCAGAGGAAGTCCGTGAGATCATGTCACAGCTGGGCTTCCGAACAATTAATGAAATGGTTGGTCGTGTTGACATGCTTGAGATTGATAAAGAGTTGATTAAGGGCAATGAAAAATTGGGAAATATCAATCTGTCATTGCTGCTTAGACCTGCAGCTGATATTCGACCAGGAGCTGCTCAATACTGCATTCAGAAACAGGATCATGGACTGGAGATGGCAATAGATCAGGAGCTTATCTCTCTATCAAAAGTTGCACTTGAAAAAGGCCTTCCTGTCTATATTGAAAAACCAATCTGTAATGTAAATCGTGCTGTTGGTACCATGCTTAGCCATGAAGTcactaaacattatcaattgaatGGGTTGCCTTCAGATACCATACATATTAAGCTGGTTGGAAGCGCTGGTCAAAGCCTAGGGGCCTTTCTATGCCCTGGAATCACCCTTGAGCTTGAAGGTGACAGCAATGACTATGTTGGGAAAGGATTATCCGGTGGCAAGATCATAGTATATCCTCCAAGAGAAAGCCAATTTGATCCAAAAGAAAATATTGTCATAGGAAATGTTGCATTATATGGAGCCACAAGCGGGGAGGCATATTTTAGTGGAATGGCAGCAGAAAGGTTTTGTGTCCGTAACTCAGGTGCTAGAACAGTTGTTGAAGGCGTTGGAGATCACGGGTGTGAGTATATGACTGGTGGTATTGTTGTTATTCTTGGAAAAACTGGGAGAAACTTTGCTGCAGGTATGAGCGGTGGAATCGCTTATGTTTCTGATGTCGATGGGATGTTTCACACAAGATGTAATCTTGAATTGGTCGATCTTGAAAAGGTTGAGGACGAGGAAGATATAACAACATTGAGAATGATGATACAGCAACATCAGCGTCATACGAGCAGTGTGTTAGCAAGAGAAGTCCTTTGCAACTTTGGCGCTTTGTTACCCAAGTTTGTGAAAGTATTTCCGAGAGACTACAAGAGAGTTCTTCAGAAATTTAAGATAGAGCAAGCTGCCAAAGAGGCCAaggaacaagaagaaaaagaaatgatgGAGAAGGATGCgtttgaagaactcaagaaattgGCAACAGTGTCTTTGAATGGGAAG AAGGCAGAAGAATTAGCTGCACCAAAAAGGCCAACGTTGGTTGATAATGCTGTCAAGCATCGAGGTTTTATTGCTTATGAGCGGCAGGGTATTTCATATAGGGACCCTAATGATCGAATTAAAGATTGGAAAGAAGTTTTCATGGAATCGAAGCCTGGGCCACTAATGAAAACCCAATCTGCTCGCTGCATGGACTGTGGAACTCCTTTTTGTCATCAG GAGACTTCTGGGTGCCCTCTTGGGAATAAGATACCAGAATTTAATGAACTGGTCCATCAGAATAGGTGGCGTGAAGCTGTGGATCGGCTTTTGGAGACAAATAACTTCCCAGAATTTACTGGTCGAGTCTGCCCTGCTCCTTGTGAAGGATCATGTGTTCTCGGCATCATTGAGAATCCTGTATCTATTAAAAGCATAGAGTGTGCCATCATAGACAAGGCATTTGAAGAAGGATGGATGGTACCTCGTCCTCCACAACAGAGAACAGG AAAGAGAGTTGCCATTGTTGGTAGCGGTCCAGCTGGTCTTGCTGCTGCTGATCAGTTGAATAAAATGGGTCACTTGGTCACCGTTTATGAACGTGCTGACCGCGTTGGTGGCCTAATGATGTATGGAGTTCCAAACATGAAGGCTGACAAGGTTGGGATTGTTCAGCGCCGTGTAGACCTAATGACTGCGGAAGGTGTTAAGTTTGTGGTCAATGCCAATGTTGGAATTGACCCCATGTACTCCCTCAACCGTCTTCGTGGTGAGAATGATGCAATTGTGTTGGCTTGTGGAGCTACAAAACCAAG GGATCTTCCTGTTCCTGGACGAGAGCTCTCTGGAATTCATTTTGCGATGGAGTTTCTTCATGCAAACACCAAAAGCTTGCTCGATAGCAATCTGCGGGACGGTAAATACTTATCTGCCAAGGGGAAGAAGGTGATTGTGATAGGTGGAGGAGATACAGGAACTGATTGTGTAGCGACATCCATCCGACATGGCTGCAACAACATGGTAAATCTAGAACTCCTTTCTAAGCCACCTCAGGAAAGAGCACCGGGCAATCCTTGGCCCCAG TGGCCTCGTATTTTTCGAGTGGATTATGGTCACCAAGAAGCTTCAGCTAAGTTCAGAAAAGACCCACGATGGTATGAGGTCCTGACGAAGCGATTCGTGGGAGATGAAAACGGAGCTGTGAAAGGCCTGGAGACGGTACGCGTACACTGGGAACGGGATAGCAGTGGGAAATTCCAGTTTGATGAAATCAAGGGTTCGGAAGAGATGATAGAGGCCGACTTGGTTCTCTTAGCTCTGGGTTTCCTTGGCCCTGAATCG ACAATTGCGGATCAGCTGGGTCTAGAGCGAGACAACAGGTCAAACTTCAAGGCTGACTATGGGCGTTTCTTGACCAGCGTCGAGGGGGTGTTTGCTGTAGGAGACTGCAGGAGGGGGCAGTCGCTCGTGGTTTGGGCAATCAACGAGGGCCGGCAAGCCGCCTCACAGATAGACAAATATCTGATGCTTCTTGCGAGTAGTAGGGAGACTCCATACTTTTAG